The sequence below is a genomic window from Sulfuracidifex metallicus DSM 6482 = JCM 9184.
TAGACTCAACATACACTAATCTTCGTCCTTTAACATCTAAGATATTGAATGCCTCCAGGAAGGATCTTCTAGTGGAGTACTCAAGCCTTTTCCTAACAGGGACAGGATCTAGACCCCTTACTCCTGTGGAGAGTAAGAGAATTTTTTCAATTATGGGTGAGAAGATTGCTCTCTCCAAGTATAAGGACTTACTTTCCTTTTACGATTCATGGGGACTTAAACCAAAGTCTGTAGGTAACTTCTTCCAGCCCGAGGCGGATCATATATCCTCCATCCTCGCCTTCATGGCTTTCCTTATTTCTAAGGAGAATGAGACTACAGCTGAAGGAAGGAAGCCTTTAAGGAGTATGTCTGATCAGAAACTCTTCTTCTTCAATCATGTGTTGAGCTGGATTCCCTCCTGGGCTAACGACGTTATTAAGGACAAGAGGTCCAACTTATTCGGTGTAGCTTGTTCGTCCCTTAATCAATGGATAGAGCAGGAGAAGATACGTCTGGGGTTATAACATGAACGTGGGCTTGCTCGTTACGAAAGAAGCTAGAAGAGCTGTGGGCGACGAGACCCTAAAGTCACTCTTCGAGAATAAGGATCTAGTTTACATGGCAGAGTTGGGGGATTTCGTCTACTCCGACCTCAGGGATAACGAAGTAAGATCCCTAGTTATCCTAGGAGATGCAGGATACACCTTGAAGGACGAGATAGAACAGAAAACTGGAATTTCCCCTTTAGCTATGGATAACCTTCCATCGGAGTGGGTCAAAGGGAAAAGCGTGAAATATGTTACTGCGCTCCTTCAAGCCTATGTCTCTAAGGCTTCCCAAAGCGACCTAGCCTATAGGGTTCAGCCTGTCCACACTAAAAACGTGGACAGAAGGTCTCTGCTGAGGTTCAAGTTTTACCAGTACGTTCCTTACCCGGTTTTGGCTGAACAACTTCACATAGAAAGGGAAATAAACAGAACCGTGGAGTTATGCCCTAAAGGAGCGTTGAGCAAGACCCCGGAAGGTCCTCAAGTAACTAAGCCTGAGGAATGCTCGTGGTGTGGTTACTGCTCTGGATCGTCTTACCTAGGCTACTTAGAAAACCCAACCTTTTCAACCACACAGTTCGTGGAATTCGTAAACAAGATTACCTCCATTTATGGGCCTTCTAAAATGCTGTTCTCCTGTAAGCCGGTTAACGTAAAGGAGGGAGTATTTCCCGTGATTTTACCCTGCATTGCTTACGTTCCTGATGCCTTCCTTTTAGCCTCATATGCTGCAGGTCTTCAGCCCATGGTTTACCTTGCCGAGGATTGCAGAACTAAAGACATGGGAATGAAAAGGATGAATGAGATGCCATCCCATTTCCCTGGAACTAACTTGAACATTGTGAAAATTACATCGGAGAAAGAGCTGGAGATCGCAATGAATACTCCTGTTCCGCCAATGAAGATCAGGGAGATACCATTAGACTTGATATATAGTAGGAGCAGGAGGAGGAGCCTCCTGTTATGGTCCATCAAGGAAATGAGTAAGGAAGTTCCCCTTGACGAGGAGGACGAGGTTCCCTCTTCGTTTTACGTTACGGTCGACACTGAGAAGTGCGTCCTATGCGGAGTTTGCGTGAGGGAATGTCAAATGTTAGTTCCGCAGATAAGGAACCAAGGTGACTCCATCACGCTGGAATACGATGAGTACAACTGCATAGGTTCGGGAAGATGTCTTAGGAGTTGCCCAGAGAAGGCGATTACGGTGAAGGAAAAGGTGAAATTGAAGGAAATGAGAAAGGTTCAGTTCACCAAGTCCGTGGTGACCAAGTGTAGGTACTGCGGTAAACCAATTGGCTCATTCAAGGTGAAGGACAAGGTGTCAGTTATGTTAAACTCTATGGGATATAACACGCAATTCGTGGACGTGTGTAACGACTGTAAACAGAAGGAGCTTACCAAGATGTGGCTTCAAAGGATAGGTGTTTCAAAATGATGACAATCGTAATCAGCTCTCCTACCCTGGTTCTCGACTTCGAGGAGGAAGAGTTGAGGCAGAAGTATAATTCTCTGGTTTCATCTATTTTGTCAGGTAAGTTGGCCCAGTTTCCCATACCCAATCTCAAAGTTAGGGAGGATGCATACTCCATCGAGGAGTTAGGTTATAGAGCTAGAGTTTTCCTGTTGACTTACCTAGACCGTTTACAAGTCAAGAGGACCATTTTGAAGTATAATTTAGATTCATTCATCACCGACGTGATTTCAATTGACGTCTCATCAACCGATATTCTAAACAAGGTGTCCTCTCGCGTTAGGGGAAAGTGGATCTTGCTGACTGAGAACGAGGCTGAGGCTTCTTGGTTTACGAGGTTGGGAGTGAACTCGGTGACAGTAGGAAAGGGAGGCAAGTTCTCTTCCATCTATGGATTCGTGGATTATACCTCATCCCATAGAGTAGATAAAGATCTCTACGTTTCCAAAGGGTGCGGAATTTGACGTTAGATCAGGAGATAACCGAATGGGTAAAGGAACTGGGCATGAAGGTAGAGAAACTTGAAGGGAACAACTTCTTTCAAATTAAGGTGACGCCTCCTCTAGGTGGACCCAGCGTAGCAATATTGAGACCAAAGATGGAGGACACATACTATATTTTTACCATAGTTGTGGACATAGACGTTGAAACCCAACTAAAGGTCTTAAGACAAATCATGCTTGACCTAATGAGAATGAACGTGGAGTTTTTCCTGACCCCACAGGGAAAACCGGACAAGCTTCACCTAGCCAGGCTTGTTTTCGCTGATGGGCTTACAAAGAATCAAATGTTAGAGAATCTGACCTTAGTGAAGAACGCTGCATATTTAGCGATTACTTGGTTAAAAAATGGTGAAGACCTTCAGTAATAAAAGAAGATTTATTTTTATATTAGCCATGAAATATCTATGCTGCAGGGAGCAAAGAAAAAATGATAACTTTTTTATTTTTATTTTCAAAAATAACAATAGCTACGGTGTACCGGTGCTATATTTCACAGTGGTAAGCTGAATCCTAAGGAGAAGTTTAACGCCGCAGCGAAGGTAAGATACATGAGCCACGTTCTCGTAACTAGATGCCAAAATCCCTTAACTCTTGTCCATGAAGGAGACTGTAGCAAGCTTGCTGGAATATCTTTTACTGACTTCCTCCCCGCCCTAAAGGGCGAGGCTTTCCGCCCCCTTAACCCCCCTTCTCTGTAAGTTCCAGTCAAGAACTGAAGGAAACCAGGCATCCATATGCCCCATTGTCCTAACGAATGGTTTAAAGCACTACCTCCCTCTTTTGGGAACCTAAAAAATTCAGTACCACCGTATATATAATATCCTGTCCCTAGTCCGAAGAATCCGACTGCTAAGGGTGGAAGAGGTCCTACCATGTACTTAAATTTATTTTCTAAAGTATAAAAAGCTATCTTAATTTATCTAATTAAGCTATAAAGTTTAAAATAACTTTTTATATGATTTAGATTTTTCATCTGATATCTACTAAATTTTCACTCTAACAAAACTTTTTAAAAGTTAGTTGATACTTATCTTTCATGTCCCTTCGAATTAAACTAAATAACAAGGAGGTTTCAGCAGAAGAGGGAGACACTATTTTAAACGTTCTTGAGAAGAACGGGATTTACGTTCCTCACGTATGTTATAACCCACGTTTAGGTCCTATCAAGACTTGCGATTTGTGTCTTGTTGAGGCAAACGGAAAGATTGTGAGGTCATGTGAAACGAAAGTTGAACACGGAATGGTGGTGAGCACTGATAACGAGAAAGTGAAGGGAGTTAGAAGGAAGGCTTTCGACTCTGTACTCAAGAATCATAACATGTATTGCACATTCTGCGACAATAACGTTGACTGCGAACTCCACGAGCCGTGTCCAAGGAGGGTGTATACTCACAACATTTCGTTCCTAAGCCATACGTCGTTGATGACTCCAATCCGTTCTATGTTTATGACCCTAAACAGTGCATACTTTGCGGTAGATGTGTTGAAGCCTGCCAAGACGTAGTGGTGAACGAGGTAATCAGGATTAACTGGGACTTAAACCCTCCAAGAGTTGTGTGGAGCAATGGTAAGACCGTTGACTATTCCTCCTGCGTCTCATGCGGTACTTGCGTCACCGTGTGTCCGGTTAATGCATTGATGGAGAAGTCAATCCTAGGAGAAGCAGGATATTTCACCGGGATAAACAAGGAGGTTAAAGAGAAGTTAATCGATGCTGCAAAAGCTGGAGAGAAGAACTTTTCCCCCTTCATGTTGATAAGCGACATCGATAAGAGGATGAGGAATTCCTTAATAAAGAAGACCAAGACCGTGTGTACCTTCTGCGGTACTGGTTGCTCATTTGAGGTCTGGACTAAGGGTAGGAAGATTCTGAAGGTTGAGCCTAAGCCTGAGTCTCCTGCTAACGGTATCGCCACTTGTATCAAAGGAAAGTTCGGACTGAACTTCGTAAACAGCGGTGAAAGGCTAACTAAACCGCTGATAAGAGAAGGGGATCATTTCAGGGAGGCTCGTGGGATGAGGCTATACGCCTAGTTGCGAGCAAGCTTCAAGAGATAAAGGGGAAGTTCGGACCAGACTCTGTGGGAATTATCGCGTCTTGCACTTCCACAAATGAGGAAGGTTACCTAGCTCAGAAGTTTGCGAGGGCAGTGATAGGTACAAACAATGTTGATAATTGTGCAAGATATTGTCAGTCTCCAGCCACAACGGGTTTAATAAGGACAGTAGGATATGGAGCTGACAGCGGTTCCTCAGATGATCTTGCATGTGCAAATCTAGTGATCCTCATTGGGACCAACACCGCGGAGGCTCATCCAGTCATAGCAGGAAAGATAAAGAGGGCTCATAAGCTTGAAGGAAAGAAGCTTGTGGTAATCGACGTAAGGAAACACGAGATGGCTGAGAGAGCTGACCTTTTCATAACGCCTAATGTAGGAACAGACGTGGTGCTAATAAACGGCATCGCAAAAGCGATCCTAGATCATGGGTGGGAGGATAAGGAGTTCATAGAGAAAAGAACTACCGGTTTTGAAGAGTACAGGAAGAGTCTAGAGAAATATACCATTGAATACGTGGAGAAGGTTACCGGAGTGAAGGGAAATGTGGTGGAAGAGATAGCTAGGACTATACATGAAAGTGGAACACTAGCCATAGCTTGGGCTATGGGGGTGACCCAGCATCAGGATGGAAGCGAAACCTCTACTGCAATCTCTAACCTTCTCTTATTAACGGGCAACTATGGAAAGCCTTGTTCTGGGGCATTCCCACTAAGGGGTCATGCGAACGTTCAGGGAGTAGGGGACGTAGGAGCCCTTCCTAACTATCTTCCTGGGTATCAGCCTTATAGTGAGGAGGTGATTAGGAAATTGGAGGATGCATGGGGAAGGAAATTGCCCAGGAATCCTGGTCTCACTAGTACGGACATGGTAGATGCTATTCTCCAGGGGAAAATTCATGCTATGTACATTATGGGTGAGGACAAGGTGTTAGCTGACTCGGACCAGAGCAAAACAAGGGAAGCGTTAAGCAAGCTGGACTTCCTCGTAGTTCAGGACATGTTCTTCACAGAGACAGCAAAATACGCTCACGTAATCCTGCCAGCAGCTGCTTTCTTAGAGAAGGATGGTACATTCACCAATACAGAAAGAAGAATTCAAAGGTTATACAAGGTCATGGAACCGCTAGGTGATTCTAAACCTGACTGGGAAATCATTCAGTTGGTAGCAAACCAGATGGATGCGGGATGGAACTACGTCCACCCTTCTCAGATCATGGATGAGATATCCGCTACGGTTCCCATATATGCAGGGGTTACATATGGAAAGTTGGAGGGATTCAAGAGCATCCTCTGGCCTCTGGAAGGCGACAAGGACTCTCGCTTCCTCTATAGGGAAAAGTTCCCGTTCCCTGATGGAAAGGCCAAGTTTTACGTTACCAAGGAGATACCTCCCTTGAAGACCGATCAGGAGTACAACTTGTACCTTGTGAATGGAAGGATGCTGGAACACTTCCACTGGATGAGAATGACAGGCAAAACCCAAGGTATTATGTATAAGTTACCCGAGACATTTCTTGAGGTATCCCCTCAATTGGCTGAAAGCTACGGGCTGAAGGACGGCGACACAGTGATGGTGAGATCTGAGACTGGAAAATTAATGACGAAGGTTCTGGTCACCAACAGGGTGTCCGGAAATAAGGTCTTCCTCTCAATTCACGATGACAAGGACATGAACGTGAACATAGTTACCCTTAATGAGAAGGATCCCGCAGCTAAGACGCCCGCGTACAAGGAGACGCCGGTCAGGATAGAGAAGATAGAATCGTGCACTAACTGCGAACCTCCTCTACCCAAATGGAACCCCAGGAACGCAGAGAGGACTCCTCAACGTGGGGTCATGGTAGAGAAGAAGTGGGAGAGGAAAGACTATGTGAAGGTGATTTAAATGAGCGAGCAAGAACAAGAGAAAATGATAGAGTTCTTGAAGGAACTGGAGGACTCCGGCGTTCTTGACATTCTTACTTCTTTATTAAAGAACAAGGATGGAGCTCTCCTGGAGATAGCCAACTGGTTGCAGAAGAATCAGAACGTAATGAAGAACGTTTCCACATTGATGGCAGCACTGAGTAAAGTAGATCCAGATCAGGTGAAGAAGTCTAAATCACTCATCGGCTTATTTAAGACATTAAATGACCCAGACGTACTTGCGGGGATATCGTTCTTTCTTTCTTTAATGAAATCCATAGGTGAGACTTTACGTGAGTGAGAAAGTTGCTGTGTTCAAGTATAGCGAAGATCTAGTCACGAAGGAGGAGGATGAAATAGCCGTAGAGGAACCACTGAAGATGACGGTAAGATACGGGGATAAAGAGAGGACAATCTACATTATGAGGACTCCTACCCATGACACTGAGCTGGCTGTGGGTTTTTTATACACGCAGGGTATTGTCGGGAAAGTGGATGAGATCAAGAGGATCGATATAAAAGGGCAGGAGATCACAGTATGGATTGATCATCCCTTTACCTTTGAAAGGGAGGCGCTGGTAAACTCCAGCTGTGGCGTTTGTGGTAACCCAACCCTACTCAAAGTGATGACCAAGAAATCTCAGGTGAAGGTTAAGGCTGACGTGCTGATGAATCTTCCTAACAAGATGATCAAGATGCAGAGGATCTTTAGGGAGACTGGTGGACTCCACGGAGCAGGAGCGTTTGACGTTAACGGTAACCCTCTTCTCATAGAAGAGGACGTGGGTAGGCATAATGCAGTAGACAAGGTGATAGGGAGGCTCCTCCTGAAGGGCGTTGATCCGTCGTCGTTGATACTTCAGGTAAGCGGAAGAGCGGGATACGAAATCGCGGAGAAGGCTGCAGTGGCTGGCTTTCCTGTCCTTTCTGCGGTATCAGCACCTACAACTTCCGCAGTTAAGATGTGCGAGTTAACGGGGATCTCCTTGGTAGGTTTCGTAAGAGGAAATAGAATGAACGTCTATACACATCCCGAGAGGATAGTTAGTGACATATGAAAATGATCTGCATTGCCGTAAATTTTTGAGCATATTTACATAAAAGTCAAAATTTTTCACTTTTTATTAATACTTTTATCTGCCTTCCTGTTCTTCCTGTAATAGCTATGTTAATCCAGTGCTAAGCATTTCGTTAAGTGTATATAAAAAAGACGAGAACCAGAAGACTAATCTCTGTTAGCATTTTCTTCCTGTCTGGGTTCTTGATATATTAATTTTAGTATTTTTTAAGAGAAAAAATTTTTATAGATTAAGCAGAATATGCTTCTGTTTTGGCTGAAATGGACGAAGAAGACTTTCAATACTGTCATGGATCAATGTCATTATCGATGCCATTCGTGTTGACATCTCTATTGTCACTTTCAATACTGTCATGGATCAATGTCATTATCGATGCCATTCGTGTTGGGGAATTTACCCCCACTCGATTTCTTCTTTCGACCATAATAAATTTTACGACTCCTCCCTCATCTCGTTATGCTACATATCTCCTCCTATTTCTCGGTCGCATGGTGTTTTACACTAACTAAAAGAAACCCACCTATTTATAAATGTAAAATTACTCTAAAGATTTCGTTTCGATCGTAAGGAGATTCGTACTTTATCATTTATTATTTACATTAAATATTCGTATCTTCTATTATCGATTTAAGAAAAGATTGATTCGAGTATGCTCAGGCATGTATTCACAAAATTAGAATAATAAGATTTTAATACTATATTTTGATAATAAAAGAATATTACATTCGTTTAAAGAAAAATAAGCTTATAGCATTTCAAGAAAGCTATGTTTCCTAGTAGCGTATATGTTTGTGAAAGCTAATTGTCTAAGTTTACGGAAAATTAAGCCAAATAAAATAAAATATTATACAAGAAGTATAGCCAATATCAAGAATAGGGAAGCTGAGAAACTAAAAAGAATTTATATAAACAAGATTTTTGAGAGAATAATTGTAAAAAATTACAACGGTAAAGCTAAAAACCAGGAAGTACATCATATTTCCAGTTTTGATGTCGTATTTTTTGTTTACATCTCATCGTACTAAAGCTCTCATAGCTTGTCATACAAGTACTTACACAATCCACATCTCATCCAGTTAACAGACTGGAAAGGTATGAGTAGTTATATTCCTCCTTTAAACTCTCCACTGTAGATTTCTCGGTATCCCATCCTCCTATTCTGAGGAAAGTATCTCCGTTAACCTTCACTTCAACGTTTTCAAAGGCGGACAAACAGAAGGCCTTAGAAGCCAAGTCTTCTTCTTCCCTCTTCTCCAAGTCGTGCAAGAACACAACGTTTATTCCCTTTAGTCTGGCAGACTTCATAACTCCCGCGTCACCAGTTATGAGGGTCAAGTTTTCTGTCATCTCTCCCTTCAATGCCCTTGCCTCTCCCACTAGGGAAGCATCGCCGAACTTCCTATTGGGATCGGGAAGCTTCTCATGAACAAGCCTGAACGCATACATCCCCAGCTGGAACTTGATAAGGTTATAGTCGTTCCTCTGCGTCGAGGTAACCTTGTTTAAAAGCTCAGCGTATGTGCTTGAGGCAGGCAGTATTCTGTTCCTAAGGGAAAGAAGCCTGGGACCAAGATTAATATAGACGTTGGTATCTGCAATCAGTCTCCCCTGCGTCTCGAAGAGAATTTTCTCTTCCTTGAACCTCCTTCTCCCAGACCATATCGAACACATCTCCTCTATCCCCTGATCTACCCTCACATCTTGTCTCGGAATGCCATCAATCTCTACCTTTCCAAGTAGGGATAGCATGTTTAGAGTAGTCCTGATACCGACGTATCCTAGCTTCACTCTTCTCTCTAGTTCCCTCCTAGTCTTAATAGCTCTCATTTGAATCTCCTTTCCGTCTCTGAGGTTCACAACTTTGATCTCTTGGAAGGGGACGTAACCGAAGGGACGGTACCCCTTACTCTCGTTCTGCAGGTAAACATATCTAACTTCTCCCGCCTTCACGTAATTGTGAAGGGCTAGAGCCATGTATTTTCTACCCGGCGTCACGTCTGCTACGTCCACCGTCTCAGTGGAAAGTTGCTGTTTCCAGTTTGAAATCCCAGTCCCAATTACCTTGACTTCTACTTCACTATCCACGTTGAGGACTCTTAAATATTCCCTTATTTTCTGATAATCGAATTGAGGTTTCTGTTCAGCGAAGATCTTCACTTTGTTGGGCGAGATCTCTGTGAACACCTCGGAGAGGATAGCGTTCACTGTGGTGACCAACTTATCCGATGCTAGGGTTCCTAAGATCATAATTACAGATAGTATACATTTAATAAGTTAAAAATACGTGCGGATACTAAATTACTCGTTATGCAGGGTTAGTTCACTATCTAATAAGAGCATTTTAAGACCATGTACTTCCAACTATGAGAAGATGAGAATCCGAGATAAAACTATCTATAACTAGTTATATTTCTCTTCATTTATAATTATTTTAAGGATTTTGGAAGCTTTTTTAGGTGGATTAACTTATATAAGTAAAAAAAGAGAAGTAAATATGTATCCCCCAGAATTTGGATATTTTAAACCGCAAAGCCTCGAGGAGGCGTTGGACTTCCTCGAGAAGGAGGACGCCAGACCATTGGCTGGAGGACAGAGCTTGATACCTATGCTCAAGTTAAGGATTATAAGCACGGGCTACCTAGTTGACTTAAATCCCTTGTCGTCCCTCTCCTTCGTTAAAGACGAGGGAAGTCAAGTCAGGGTAGGTGCTCTCACAAGACATGCGGAAATAACCTCGAATACCATGATCAAGACGGAAGTGCCTCTTCTTTACGAAGCTTCAAGGCAAGTTGGAGACGTTCAGGTAAGGAACGTAGGTACCATAGGCGGTAGCGTGAGCAACGCAGATCCCGCAGCAGATTACCCATCGGTTCTTACTGCGTTAGATGCAAAGATTGTTACAACCTCAAAGGGAGGTTCCAGAGAAATCAACGCATTGAACTTCTTCAAGGGTCCCTTCACTACATCCCTCAATGAGGGAGAGCTGGTGAAGGAGATCGTGTTCCCCAAACTTAATGGGTACAAGACCTCTTACGTGAAGGTGGTCAGGAGAGCAGGGGATTACGCCATGGTCTCCATTGCAGTTGCGTTAAGGTTAAAGGAGGGAAAGGTGGAAGATGTTCGTTTGTCTTACTCTGGTGTCTCAGACACTCCATACAGAGCCAAGGAGGCTGAGAAGGTTCTCATGGAAAGAGAACTAAACGAGGAAAACATCAAGAAGGCTGCAGAGGTTGCGGCTTCTGGAGCTAATCCCCCCTCTGACGTGAGAGGTTCCTCATGGTATAGAAAGGAAGTCATGAAGGTAATTACGGTTAAGACTTTAGGTGATATGAAGTGATGGTGAAGCCTGGAGAGAAGGTAAAGATCAAGGTCAAGGTAAACGGAGTTCAATATGAAGGTGAGGTTCCTCCGAGGAAGTTGTTAGTGCACTTTCTTAGGGACGACCTAGGTCTCACTGGCACGAAAGTAGGATGCGACACCACTACGTGTGGTGCATGCACCGTTATACTGAACGGTAAATCGGTGAAGTCGTGCACCCTCCTTGCAGTTCAGGCTGACGGAGGCGAAATACTTACAATCGAAGGTCTTGGTAACGGTAAGCTTCATCGCATACAGGAGGCTTTCTCCAACAACTTCGCTCTTCAGTGCGGCTTTTGCACACCAGGAATGATAATGCAGACCTACTATCTCTTGAAAGAGAAAGGAAGTGAAATTAGCGAGGAGGAAATCAGGGACGGATTACATGGAAACATATGTAGGTGCACCGGTTATCAGAATATAATTAAAGCTGTAGAGGAAGCTTCAAAGGTGAGATCATGAACTACGTTGGAAAACCAGTTAAGAGGTTAAACGACTCAAAGTTCATCACGGGAAAAAGCGTATATATAGACGATTTACAGATCTCATCTCTCAACGCTGCCTTCGTCAGGAGTCCGTATGCTCACGCGAGGGTTAAATCTGTTGACGCCTCGGATGCCTTAAAAACTAAGGGAATAGTAGCTGTCTTTACTGCAAAGGACTTGAACCCCATGACCAGTGACGGGCCGGGACCTTGGGTTACTTACATCAATCAAGCGGAATGGAAATTCGTCCCTAGGAAACCATTGACAGAGGAAGCCAGATACGTTGGAGATCCTGTGGCAATAGTTATAGGCATTGACAAGTACTCCGTCAGGGATGCGGTGGACAAGGTCAACGTGGACTACGAGGAGTTGCCCTCAGCTATAGCCTTGGAGGACGCACTCAAGGGAGAAGCACTGGTTCACAAGGAGCTCGGAACCAACGTGGGATACAAGAAGGACTTTTCAGCTGGGAATGTGGAGTCAGCCTTTAAGTCAGCTGACAAGGTGATACCAGTGGAAGCATCAAACACCAGGCTGATTCCCTCACCCATGGAGCCTAGGGGGATCGTGTCAAGGTGGGAGGGAGGATCACTGACTGTGTGGTATTCAACTCAGATACCACACTTCGCTAGGGAGGAGTTCAGCAAGGACTTTGGAATTCCGTCAAGCAGAATAAGAGTGATCATGCCAGACGTGGGAGGAGCCTTCGGAAGCAAAGCGCACTTCGTGGCTGAAGACCTCGCAGTTGTGGCTTCCTCCATCAAGCTTGGCAGGACAGTGAGATGGACTGCAACTAGGAGCGAGGAGCTAATCTCCTCAAATGCAAGACACAACACATTCAAGGGAGAGGTTGCGGTGAAGAGAGATGGAACCATCTTGGGAATTAGGGGAGATCTCACTGTTGACCTTGGAGCTTACCTGACCTACACCGAGGGACTTCAGCCTGCCATAATTCCTCTGATGATTCCAGGTCCATACAAGATAAGGGATATTCTAGTGAGAAGCACAGCGGTTTACACCAACACTCCTCCCATCACTATGTACAGAGGTGCAAGTAGACCTGAGGCGACTTTCATCATAGAGAGAATCATGAGTACTGTTGCTGACGAACTGCATATGGACGACTTGGAGTTAAGGGAAAAGAACATGGTTAGAGCTGACGAGATGCCCTACAAGAACCCGTTTGGGCTAGTTTACGACTCTGGGGATTACCTATCCTTCTTGAGGGAGGCCAAAGAGAAACTCAAGTATCACGAGACGCTGACGTGGGCTGAGGCTGAGAGGACTAAAGGAAAAAGGATCGGCGTAGGAACGGCGTTCTACCTAGAGATCTCCGGCTTTGGACCGTGGGAATATGGCGAGATAAGGGTAGACGAGAGAGGTGATGTGACAGTGGTGACTGGAGGAACCCCTCACGGTCAAGGGACTGACACTGCAATAGCACAAGTTGTGGCGGACGAGCTACAGATAGACATAGGCAGGATCAACGTTGTCTGGGGAGACACGCAGGTGGTGGCGTCGGGAATGGGAAGTTACGGTTCTAGGACCATTTCAATAGCAGGAAGTGCGGCTAAGTCAGCTTCAAGGCAGGTTTTAGAGAAAATGAAGTATGTTGCTGCGAAGATGCTTAATGCAGATGTGGAGGAGGTGGAATACTCCAGCTGTGAGTTCAAGTATAAGAAGGAGGGCAAGTCGGTGAAATGGGATGAGGTTGCTAAGGCAGCGTATAGCGGAAAGGATCCGGGCCTTTACGCATCGGTGACCCTTGAAGGTGATGTAACATATCCTTATGGTCTTCATATGGCAATAGTTGAGATTGACGATACTGGAATTGTGAGAGTTAAGGAGTACAGAGCCTACGATGATATAGGTCGCGTGATAAATCCAGCGTTGGCGGAGGCACAGATTCATGGAGGTGCGATGCAGGGAGTAGGGCAGGCGTTATACGAGGAAGCCAGAAT
It includes:
- a CDS encoding molecular chaperone TorD family protein — protein: MMSLIDRSLLYEFYSDLFIYKWDEEEYSSFVQRVKDVDSTYTNLRPLTSKILNASRKDLLVEYSSLFLTGTGSRPLTPVESKRIFSIMGEKIALSKYKDLLSFYDSWGLKPKSVGNFFQPEADHISSILAFMAFLISKENETTAEGRKPLRSMSDQKLFFFNHVLSWIPSWANDVIKDKRSNLFGVACSSLNQWIEQEKIRLGL
- a CDS encoding 4Fe-4S binding protein, whose translation is MNVGLLVTKEARRAVGDETLKSLFENKDLVYMAELGDFVYSDLRDNEVRSLVILGDAGYTLKDEIEQKTGISPLAMDNLPSEWVKGKSVKYVTALLQAYVSKASQSDLAYRVQPVHTKNVDRRSLLRFKFYQYVPYPVLAEQLHIEREINRTVELCPKGALSKTPEGPQVTKPEECSWCGYCSGSSYLGYLENPTFSTTQFVEFVNKITSIYGPSKMLFSCKPVNVKEGVFPVILPCIAYVPDAFLLASYAAGLQPMVYLAEDCRTKDMGMKRMNEMPSHFPGTNLNIVKITSEKELEIAMNTPVPPMKIREIPLDLIYSRSRRRSLLLWSIKEMSKEVPLDEEDEVPSSFYVTVDTEKCVLCGVCVRECQMLVPQIRNQGDSITLEYDEYNCIGSGRCLRSCPEKAITVKEKVKLKEMRKVQFTKSVVTKCRYCGKPIGSFKVKDKVSVMLNSMGYNTQFVDVCNDCKQKELTKMWLQRIGVSK
- a CDS encoding DUF2299 family protein; this translates as MTLDQEITEWVKELGMKVEKLEGNNFFQIKVTPPLGGPSVAILRPKMEDTYYIFTIVVDIDVETQLKVLRQIMLDLMRMNVEFFLTPQGKPDKLHLARLVFADGLTKNQMLENLTLVKNAAYLAITWLKNGEDLQ
- a CDS encoding DUF1641 domain-containing protein, producing the protein MSEQEQEKMIEFLKELEDSGVLDILTSLLKNKDGALLEIANWLQKNQNVMKNVSTLMAALSKVDPDQVKKSKSLIGLFKTLNDPDVLAGISFFLSLMKSIGETLRE
- the fdhD gene encoding formate dehydrogenase accessory sulfurtransferase FdhD; this encodes MSEKVAVFKYSEDLVTKEEDEIAVEEPLKMTVRYGDKERTIYIMRTPTHDTELAVGFLYTQGIVGKVDEIKRIDIKGQEITVWIDHPFTFEREALVNSSCGVCGNPTLLKVMTKKSQVKVKADVLMNLPNKMIKMQRIFRETGGLHGAGAFDVNGNPLLIEEDVGRHNAVDKVIGRLLLKGVDPSSLILQVSGRAGYEIAEKAAVAGFPVLSAVSAPTTSAVKMCELTGISLVGFVRGNRMNVYTHPERIVSDI
- the cutB gene encoding glyceraldehyde dehydrogenase subunit beta, coding for MYPPEFGYFKPQSLEEALDFLEKEDARPLAGGQSLIPMLKLRIISTGYLVDLNPLSSLSFVKDEGSQVRVGALTRHAEITSNTMIKTEVPLLYEASRQVGDVQVRNVGTIGGSVSNADPAADYPSVLTALDAKIVTTSKGGSREINALNFFKGPFTTSLNEGELVKEIVFPKLNGYKTSYVKVVRRAGDYAMVSIAVALRLKEGKVEDVRLSYSGVSDTPYRAKEAEKVLMERELNEENIKKAAEVAASGANPPSDVRGSSWYRKEVMKVITVKTLGDMK
- a CDS encoding (2Fe-2S)-binding protein; protein product: MVKPGEKVKIKVKVNGVQYEGEVPPRKLLVHFLRDDLGLTGTKVGCDTTTCGACTVILNGKSVKSCTLLAVQADGGEILTIEGLGNGKLHRIQEAFSNNFALQCGFCTPGMIMQTYYLLKEKGSEISEEEIRDGLHGNICRCTGYQNIIKAVEEASKVRS